Proteins encoded together in one Dechloromonas sp. HYN0024 window:
- a CDS encoding sigma-54-dependent Fis family transcriptional regulator — MGGAKSLGELISFLDGLPEPRIVMNADYRIVAANTAYIRDFGGERPIVGRKCYEVSHHFDVPCDQAGESCPLKQSQNSGVPQRVLHLHHTPRGEEHVAVETTPIRDEHGRVVYFVETMRVVRQASSRPAAQGLVGRSPAFIGMLEKVLRVAHSDAAVLLLGETGTGKELVARAIHEASGREDGPFVAVDCAGMTETLFESELFGYEKGAFTGAAHRKLGLVEAASGGTLFLDEIGELPLALQVKLLRLLETGTYRRVGGLDWLPADFRLVAATHRDLRAMVRDDSFRRDLYFRINTFPIRMPALHERAEDIRLLAVSLLERVDRKVGREFTPAALTWLSGRRYEGNIRELRNLIERATLLADGDLIDRSHLDEMADACPVHFSVDDEVFFVDQVIPLASLERRYLDWAKGHEGLDVGQLSARLGVSQRTLYRKFQGLK; from the coding sequence ATGGGTGGAGCTAAGTCGTTGGGTGAGTTGATTTCCTTTCTCGATGGTTTGCCTGAACCGCGGATCGTGATGAATGCCGATTACCGGATTGTTGCAGCCAACACTGCCTATATTCGTGACTTCGGTGGTGAGCGGCCGATTGTCGGGCGGAAATGCTACGAAGTCTCGCATCATTTCGATGTTCCGTGCGACCAGGCTGGCGAATCCTGTCCCCTGAAGCAGAGCCAGAACTCCGGTGTGCCGCAGCGGGTACTTCATCTGCATCACACGCCGCGCGGAGAAGAGCATGTGGCCGTCGAAACCACGCCGATTCGGGACGAACACGGCCGTGTCGTCTATTTCGTCGAAACCATGCGGGTCGTTCGCCAGGCCAGCAGCCGGCCGGCGGCGCAAGGCCTGGTTGGCCGTTCGCCGGCTTTCATCGGCATGCTGGAGAAGGTGCTGCGCGTGGCGCATTCGGATGCTGCGGTATTGTTGCTTGGCGAAACCGGAACCGGCAAGGAACTGGTTGCCCGTGCCATCCACGAAGCCAGCGGCCGGGAAGATGGTCCGTTCGTCGCGGTTGACTGTGCCGGGATGACCGAAACGTTGTTCGAAAGCGAACTTTTTGGCTATGAAAAAGGCGCCTTTACCGGGGCGGCTCACCGCAAGCTCGGTCTGGTCGAGGCGGCATCCGGAGGGACCCTGTTTCTCGACGAGATCGGCGAGTTGCCGCTTGCCTTGCAGGTCAAGTTGCTGCGCCTGCTGGAAACCGGCACTTACCGGCGGGTTGGCGGGCTTGATTGGCTGCCGGCGGATTTCCGGCTGGTTGCTGCGACACACCGCGATCTTCGTGCCATGGTTCGCGACGACAGCTTTCGGCGCGACCTGTACTTCCGGATCAACACCTTCCCGATCCGCATGCCCGCCTTGCATGAGCGGGCCGAGGACATACGGCTGCTGGCCGTTTCGCTCCTCGAGCGGGTGGACCGGAAGGTCGGGCGGGAATTTACGCCGGCGGCACTGACCTGGCTGAGCGGCCGCCGTTACGAGGGCAACATCCGGGAGTTGCGCAACCTAATCGAGCGCGCCACCCTGCTGGCCGATGGCGATCTGATTGATCGGTCGCATCTGGATGAAATGGCCGATGCCTGTCCGGTTCATTTTTCAGTGGATGATGAGGTTTTTTTTGTCGATCAAGTTATTCCCCTGGCGTCCCTGGAGCGGCGTTATCTGGATTGGGCAAAAGGCCACGAAGGCCTTGACGTGGGGCAGCTGTCGGCTCGTCTGGGGGTTAGCCAACGGACCCTGTATCGAAAGTTTCAAGGTCTGAAATAA
- a CDS encoding TolC family outer membrane protein: MKNIAIVSLLVSAAFPVAGQVSQSQPAAPVTLKEVAQSAVLNSPEVTSKWHAYRAAEEETGVARGGYFPRVDLTAGGGHESLRQPKAAGRDYTRSGYLLSLNQMIFDGFATRNEVRRLDKARLVRYYELLEASETVALEAGRAYLDVLRYRHLVDLAKDNYVQHKATFDQIQRRTQSGVGRRVDVEQAGSRLALAEINMITETANLHDVAARYQRLIRHQPADAIVPPSQLNAGFPEQAKAAVDTLLRKNPALLAATENIEASQYEVYARRGAYSPKLDFRARTDHTRNYLGDTGQRDYNVAELVVSWNLFNGGSDRARDKQTVEKKNLAFDLREKACRDTRQTLLIAYNDVLRLKEQTVFTARQVALLEKTRDAYRDQFNVGQRTLLDLLDTENELLAARRSNVNADSDLTLAYLRTYAGMGTLLEQLGLQRLDAEPDSRDLANIDPSQLCPSEAIDLGLPDRGVLNAKAAALSANRPALAPVAVVPQGADALVQERVKSWAAAWSARDYAAYSSFYASTFTPDGGLSREDWAQLRRGRISARGDIHVDIQDMKVRMDGADRAFADFHQDYQSRGYNDTTRKTLEMIRVNGNWLINRETSVPCAGNNSGGCKGLVK, from the coding sequence ATGAAAAATATAGCTATCGTCTCATTGCTGGTCTCCGCCGCATTTCCGGTTGCCGGCCAGGTTTCCCAATCCCAGCCTGCTGCGCCCGTTACCTTAAAGGAAGTGGCGCAAAGCGCCGTACTCAACAGCCCGGAAGTGACCTCGAAATGGCATGCCTATCGGGCGGCAGAAGAGGAAACCGGCGTGGCGCGGGGCGGCTATTTCCCGCGCGTCGACCTGACTGCCGGGGGCGGTCATGAAAGCTTGCGCCAGCCCAAAGCGGCAGGCCGCGACTACACCCGCAGCGGCTACCTGCTCAGCCTCAACCAGATGATTTTTGACGGTTTCGCCACGCGCAACGAAGTCCGTCGCCTCGACAAGGCACGGCTCGTTCGCTATTACGAGCTTCTTGAAGCATCGGAGACCGTTGCGCTCGAAGCTGGTCGCGCCTATCTTGATGTTCTGCGTTATCGCCATCTGGTCGATCTGGCCAAGGACAATTACGTCCAGCACAAGGCTACCTTCGACCAGATCCAGCGGCGCACGCAAAGCGGTGTCGGTCGACGCGTCGATGTTGAGCAGGCGGGCAGCCGACTGGCCCTGGCCGAAATCAACATGATTACCGAAACGGCCAACCTGCACGATGTGGCCGCCCGTTACCAGCGACTCATTCGCCATCAGCCAGCCGATGCCATCGTGCCGCCCAGTCAGCTCAATGCCGGTTTCCCCGAGCAGGCCAAGGCAGCGGTCGATACCTTGCTCCGGAAAAACCCGGCCCTGCTCGCCGCCACGGAAAATATCGAAGCCAGCCAGTATGAGGTTTATGCCCGACGGGGAGCCTATTCGCCGAAGCTTGATTTCCGGGCGCGCACCGACCACACCCGCAACTATCTGGGTGATACCGGTCAGCGCGACTATAACGTGGCCGAACTTGTCGTCAGCTGGAACCTCTTCAACGGCGGGTCGGACCGTGCGCGTGACAAACAAACCGTCGAGAAAAAGAATCTGGCCTTTGATCTGCGTGAAAAGGCCTGCCGCGATACCCGGCAAACCCTTCTCATTGCTTACAACGACGTCCTTCGCCTCAAGGAGCAAACCGTCTTTACGGCGCGCCAGGTGGCGCTGCTCGAAAAGACCCGTGACGCTTACCGCGATCAGTTCAATGTTGGCCAGCGCACGCTGCTAGACCTGCTGGATACCGAAAATGAACTGCTTGCGGCTCGCCGTTCGAATGTCAATGCCGATAGTGATCTGACCCTCGCCTACCTACGTACCTACGCCGGTATGGGTACTCTGCTTGAACAACTCGGCCTGCAACGTCTCGACGCCGAACCGGATAGCCGCGACCTCGCCAACATTGATCCGAGCCAGCTCTGCCCAAGTGAGGCGATCGACCTTGGTTTGCCCGATCGGGGTGTGCTCAATGCCAAGGCCGCTGCCCTCAGTGCCAACCGCCCGGCGCTCGCGCCCGTTGCGGTAGTGCCACAAGGTGCCGATGCCCTGGTTCAGGAGCGGGTCAAGTCCTGGGCTGCAGCCTGGTCGGCGCGTGACTATGCTGCCTACAGCAGCTTCTATGCCTCGACCTTTACGCCGGATGGTGGCCTGAGCCGAGAGGACTGGGCACAGTTGCGGCGTGGCCGTATCTCGGCGCGTGGAGACATTCACGTTGATATCCAGGACATGAAAGTCCGGATGGACGGCGCTGATCGAGCGTTTGCCGATTTCCACCAGGATTATCAGTCTCGGGGCTACAACGATACGACGCGTAAGACGCTGGAGATGATCCGGGTCAACGGCAATTGGCTGATCAACCGTGAGACATCGGTGCCTTGTGCCGGTAACAACAGCGGCGGCTGCAAGGGGCTGGTCAAGTAA
- a CDS encoding YbhB/YbcL family Raf kinase inhibitor-like protein has protein sequence MKLTSTSFSEGQAIPGDFSFCIPDPAHHVCLGKNINPHLAWSHAPAETKSFVIICHDPDVPSQGDDVNQEGRTVPASLPRVDFFHWVLVDLSETINTINEGAFSHAVTPRGKAGPQAIQGCRQGINNYTDWFAGDHDMNGDYYGYDGPCPPWNDEIIHHYVFTVFALDIETLPIDGKFGGPEVRAAMQGHILAEASLTGTYTLNPSLAT, from the coding sequence ATGAAACTGACCAGCACTAGTTTTTCAGAGGGACAGGCAATTCCCGGGGATTTTTCTTTTTGCATACCTGATCCTGCCCATCACGTCTGCCTCGGCAAAAACATCAATCCCCACCTGGCCTGGAGCCATGCGCCTGCTGAGACAAAGTCCTTTGTAATCATCTGCCACGACCCGGATGTGCCCAGCCAAGGCGACGATGTCAATCAGGAAGGCCGAACGGTGCCCGCCTCACTGCCCCGCGTAGATTTTTTCCATTGGGTTCTTGTAGACCTTTCCGAAACAATCAATACGATCAATGAGGGCGCGTTCAGCCACGCAGTAACACCACGAGGCAAAGCCGGCCCACAGGCGATACAGGGTTGCCGGCAGGGCATCAACAATTACACCGACTGGTTCGCTGGGGACCATGACATGAACGGGGACTATTACGGTTATGACGGCCCCTGCCCCCCATGGAATGATGAAATCATCCATCACTACGTCTTTACGGTTTTCGCCCTCGATATTGAAACGCTGCCGATCGACGGAAAATTTGGCGGACCAGAAGTTCGCGCGGCCATGCAAGGACATATTTTGGCCGAGGCCAGCCTGACTGGTACCTATACGTTGAACCCCAGCCTGGCGACCTGA
- the murJ gene encoding murein biosynthesis integral membrane protein MurJ yields MNLLRALATVSGMTLLSRILGFARDFVIARSFGAGLATDAFFVAFKLPNLLRRMFAEGAFSQAFVPILGEYKNKRSEEDTRTLIDHVASLLSLALFAVTALGIATAPLLVWISAPGFAADAGKFELTVSLTRITFPYIFFMSLVALSGGILNSWSRFALPAFTPVLLNIAIIGMALFAAPYFDPPVLVLAWAVFLGGLLQLAIQIPALRKIAMLPRPSLNWRAAWADPGVRRITTLMAPAIIGVSVSQISLLINTIFASFLKSGSVSWLYYADRLMEFPSGLLGAALGTILLPSLSRYHASNNTVEYSRLLDWGLRLTLLLAAPAALALAILAVPLISVLFYHGAFTADDVFRTREALVAYTVGLTGMILVKVLAPGFYARQNIRTPVRIALISLAATQAMNLAFVGWLDHAGLALSIGLAACLNALLLYRGLRRLEIYQPRAGWLVFSSKLLLALIAMGASLWFGMGEEKSWLQSSFVDRTIHLAWLVPIGVTAYFATLWILGFRLNDFKRQAA; encoded by the coding sequence ATGAATCTGCTGCGCGCACTGGCCACGGTCAGTGGCATGACCCTTCTCTCGAGAATTCTCGGCTTCGCCCGCGACTTCGTCATTGCCCGCTCTTTCGGTGCAGGGCTGGCTACCGATGCTTTTTTTGTCGCCTTCAAGCTGCCCAACCTGTTGCGGCGAATGTTTGCAGAGGGGGCTTTCTCCCAGGCTTTTGTCCCCATCCTTGGCGAATATAAAAACAAACGCAGCGAAGAGGACACCCGCACCCTGATTGACCACGTCGCCAGCCTGCTCTCGCTGGCGCTATTCGCCGTCACGGCGCTCGGCATCGCGACCGCCCCGCTACTGGTGTGGATTTCAGCTCCGGGCTTTGCCGCTGACGCCGGCAAGTTCGAACTGACTGTCTCGTTGACCCGCATCACCTTCCCCTACATTTTCTTCATGTCGCTGGTCGCCCTGTCGGGCGGCATCCTCAATAGCTGGAGCCGCTTCGCCCTGCCGGCATTCACCCCTGTCCTGCTCAACATCGCCATCATCGGCATGGCCCTTTTTGCCGCGCCATATTTTGATCCACCCGTCTTGGTGCTGGCCTGGGCCGTATTCCTCGGTGGCTTACTCCAGCTGGCGATCCAGATTCCGGCACTGCGGAAAATCGCCATGTTGCCCCGCCCGTCACTGAACTGGCGCGCCGCTTGGGCGGATCCCGGAGTGCGCCGGATAACGACACTGATGGCACCCGCCATCATCGGGGTATCGGTGTCGCAAATCAGCCTGCTCATCAACACCATTTTTGCCTCATTCCTGAAATCCGGCAGCGTCTCCTGGCTCTATTACGCCGACCGCCTGATGGAATTCCCTTCAGGGCTGCTCGGGGCGGCCCTTGGCACAATCCTGCTCCCCTCACTGTCCCGCTACCATGCCAGCAACAACACCGTTGAGTATTCGCGCCTGCTTGACTGGGGGCTGCGCCTGACGCTCCTGCTCGCAGCACCAGCCGCCCTCGCTCTGGCCATCCTTGCCGTACCACTGATCTCGGTACTTTTCTATCACGGCGCCTTTACTGCTGACGACGTCTTCCGCACCCGCGAAGCGCTGGTTGCCTATACCGTCGGGCTGACCGGCATGATTCTCGTGAAGGTCCTCGCCCCCGGCTTTTACGCCCGGCAGAACATCCGTACCCCGGTACGCATCGCGCTGATCTCCCTCGCCGCAACGCAAGCGATGAATCTCGCCTTTGTCGGCTGGCTGGACCACGCCGGCCTGGCACTGTCGATTGGCCTGGCGGCCTGCCTGAATGCACTTCTGCTCTATCGCGGACTGCGCCGTCTGGAAATCTACCAGCCGCGGGCCGGATGGCTTGTCTTCAGCAGCAAACTATTGCTGGCCTTGATAGCGATGGGTGCATCCCTGTGGTTTGGCATGGGCGAGGAAAAAAGCTGGTTGCAAAGCAGCTTTGTCGACCGGACAATTCATTTAGCTTGGCTGGTTCCGATCGGCGTCACTGCCTACTTCGCCACGCTGTGGATTCTCGGCTTCCGCCTGAATGACTTCAAACGTCAAGCTGCATAA
- a CDS encoding diguanylate cyclase yields the protein MLTHQAYPTIFDPAASGPTRPSVLVIDPSAANRALICECLRQLPDIQTVATGDGEQALQIFRDAWPSLVLLDITQQHTNGLELTQKIRAWEQSSHEAGVSRWTPIVFLSSVTDEDTLAQGILAGGDDFLSKPVSEVVLLAKVRAMLRISIRQQEICEVHRRLKEIAILDGLTGIPNRRHFDDTLQVEWKRCLRNETPLSLILGDIDFFKQFNDIYGHQAGDSCLKAVANSLSESIFRVEDTLARYGGEEFVAILPGTDADGAHAVAERMRQSARDLCIPHERGVDGQVSCSFGVASTLPSAESGPQHLLKTADNSLYAAKTAGRNRVILNLE from the coding sequence ATGCTGACGCACCAAGCCTATCCGACCATTTTCGATCCGGCCGCCTCTGGCCCCACGCGGCCCAGCGTCCTCGTCATCGACCCATCGGCCGCCAACCGTGCTCTCATCTGTGAATGCCTGCGCCAATTGCCAGACATTCAGACCGTAGCAACCGGCGATGGGGAGCAGGCTTTGCAGATATTTCGCGACGCCTGGCCGAGCCTGGTTCTCCTCGACATCACCCAGCAGCACACCAACGGCCTTGAACTGACCCAAAAAATCCGGGCCTGGGAACAATCCAGCCATGAAGCCGGGGTTTCGCGGTGGACGCCGATCGTCTTCCTTTCCTCGGTTACCGACGAAGACACATTGGCTCAAGGCATTCTGGCGGGCGGAGATGACTTCCTGAGCAAACCGGTCTCCGAGGTCGTCCTGCTCGCCAAGGTCCGCGCCATGCTGCGCATCTCCATCCGACAACAGGAAATCTGCGAGGTCCATCGACGCCTCAAGGAAATCGCCATTCTCGACGGGCTCACCGGCATTCCCAATCGGCGCCACTTCGATGACACCTTGCAGGTTGAGTGGAAGCGCTGCCTGCGCAATGAGACGCCCCTCAGCCTGATTCTCGGCGACATCGATTTCTTCAAACAATTCAACGACATATATGGCCATCAGGCGGGTGACTCCTGCCTCAAGGCGGTGGCCAACTCACTCAGCGAATCGATCTTTCGTGTCGAAGACACCCTGGCCCGCTACGGTGGCGAAGAGTTTGTCGCCATCCTGCCGGGCACCGATGCCGATGGCGCCCACGCGGTCGCAGAACGCATGCGCCAGTCGGCGCGCGACCTCTGCATCCCGCACGAACGGGGCGTTGATGGCCAGGTGTCATGCAGCTTCGGTGTCGCCAGTACGCTGCCCAGCGCCGAGAGCGGGCCGCAGCATTTGCTGAAAACGGCAGATAACAGCCTTTACGCGGCAAAAACAGCGGGCCGCAACCGGGTCATCCTCAACCTGGAGTAA